One region of Desmodus rotundus isolate HL8 chromosome 11, HLdesRot8A.1, whole genome shotgun sequence genomic DNA includes:
- the LOC112302426 gene encoding heterogeneous nuclear ribonucleoprotein A1-like translates to MEEYENKNYKRQSSHLSQSLLKNEQPRKRLIGGWSFGTTDERLRSHSEQGAALPDCVVVRDPNTKRSRGFGFVTYVPVKEVDAATSARPHEVDGRVVEPKRAVSGEDSQRPGARFTVKKIFVGGIKEDAEEHRLRDYVEQHGKIEVIEVTIDRGRGQKRGFAFVTSDDHDSVDKSVIQKYHAVSGHNCEVRKAFSKQERASASSSQRGGSGSGNFRGGRGGGFGGNDDFGCGGNFSGRGGFGGSCGGGGYGGSGDGYNGFGNDGSNFGGGGSYNDFGNDNNQSSNFGPVKGGNLGDRSSGPCGGGGQYFAKPRNQGGCGSSSSSSSYGSGRGFNCCQETKLSSRRGEPEK, encoded by the exons ATGGAAGAATACGAGAACAAAAACTACAAAAGACAG TCGTCACATCTGAGTCAGAGTCTCCTGAAGAATGAACAGCCACGGAAGCGCTTGATCGGAGGTTGGAGCTTTGGAACAACAGATGAGAGGCTGAGGAGCCATTCTGAGCAGGGGGCAGCGCTCCCGGACTGTGTGGTGGTGAGAGACCCAAACACCAAGCGCTCCAGAGGCTTTGGGTTTGTCACATACGTCCCTGTGAAGGAGGTGGATGCAGCCACGAGTGCAAGGCCACATGAGGTGGACGGAAGAGTTGTGGAACCAAAGAGGGCTGTCTCTGGAGAAGATTCTCAAAGACCGGGTGCCCGCTTCACTGTGAAAAAGATTTTTGTCGGTGGTATTAAAGAAGACGCTGAAGAACATCGCTTAAGAGATTATGTTGAACAGCATGGGAAAATTGAAGTGATTGAAGTCACGATTGACCGAGGCAGAGGCCAAAAGAGAGGCTTCGCTTTTGTGACCTCTGATGACCATGACTCTGTAGACAAGAGTGTCATTCAGAAATACCATGCTGTGAGTGGCCACAACTGTGAAGTAAGGAAAGCCTTTTCTAAGCAAGAGAGGGCTAGTGCTTCATCCAGCCAAAGAGGTGGCAGTGGTTCTGGAAACTTCAGAGGTGGTCGTGGAGGTGGTTTTGGTGGGAATGATGACTTTGGTTGTGGAGGAAACTTCAGTGGTCGAGGTGGCTTTGGTGGcagctgtggtggtggtggatatGGTGGCAGTGGGGATGGCTATAATGGATTTGGTAATGACGGAAGCAACTTTGGAGGTGGCGGAAGCTACAATGATTTTGGCAATGACAACAATCAGTCTTCAAATTTTGGACCCGTGAAAGGAGGAAACTTGGGAGACAGAAGCTCTGGCCCCTGTGGTGGTGGAGGCCAATACTTTGCCAAACCACGAAACCAAGGTGGCTGTGGcagttccagcagcagcagcagctatgGCAGTGGCAGAGGTTTTAATTGCTGCCAGGAAACAAAGCTTagcagcaggagaggagagccagAAAAGTGA